In Streptomyces sp. NBC_00091, the following proteins share a genomic window:
- a CDS encoding toxin-antitoxin system YwqK family antitoxin translates to MSSVRRVDADDPDVDIDMGHRMLYRDELFTGEVAEYQGEQIVCLDVYLDGVRNGLSRMWYPDGALKLQGTVLNGAASGEFLEWHPNGVLKSRKFFDDDIYSLKEESVWDEQGNLVREWHREEG, encoded by the coding sequence ATGAGCTCGGTGCGGCGCGTCGACGCTGACGATCCCGATGTTGACATCGATATGGGGCATCGAATGCTCTATCGAGACGAGTTGTTCACGGGGGAGGTGGCCGAGTATCAGGGTGAACAAATCGTCTGCCTTGACGTCTACCTCGACGGGGTCCGGAACGGCTTGTCTCGGATGTGGTATCCGGACGGCGCCTTGAAGCTGCAGGGAACGGTTCTTAACGGTGCTGCATCGGGTGAATTCCTGGAATGGCACCCCAATGGTGTTCTCAAGTCGCGAAAGTTCTTCGACGACGACATCTACTCCCTGAAGGAGGAGAGCGTCTGGGACGAGCAAGGCAACCTCGTCCGCGAATGGCATCGCGAAGAGGGGTGA
- a CDS encoding ATP-binding protein: protein MTAMNASALRHVEPAPEERLTYRMVAPSRADTARIARDWVVSVLRSAGYPELAERARLCASEVVTNAYRHTDTPEIAVEVALVAGCVTVYVYDCAPERWPSGVGAGLMDLCGRGLALVAAYADDWAAVAQGSSVKAVWFRLVARA from the coding sequence ATGACTGCGATGAACGCGAGCGCTTTACGTCATGTCGAGCCGGCCCCGGAGGAACGGCTCACCTATCGGATGGTCGCGCCGAGTCGGGCCGATACGGCCCGGATCGCGCGGGACTGGGTGGTGTCCGTCCTGCGGAGTGCCGGATACCCGGAGCTGGCGGAGCGGGCGCGGCTGTGTGCGTCCGAGGTGGTGACCAACGCGTACCGGCACACCGATACGCCGGAGATCGCCGTCGAGGTCGCGCTGGTGGCTGGGTGCGTGACCGTGTACGTCTACGACTGCGCCCCCGAGCGGTGGCCGTCGGGGGTCGGGGCCGGGCTGATGGACCTGTGCGGGCGGGGGCTCGCGCTCGTCGCCGCGTACGCCGACGACTGGGCGGCCGTGGCGCAGGGGAGCAGCGTCAAGGCCGTCTGGTTCAGGCTCGTGGCACGGGCATGA
- a CDS encoding Scr1 family TA system antitoxin-like transcriptional regulator: MPPRKAPTARQRRLGSELRKIREHAGISLTDAAAQLSTDRTTMSSIESGRFGVSSERVRTWASHYACPDANYVDALAAIAAERGRGWWDDYRDDLSAGALDLSELEHHAVAIRAVQIMHMPGLLQTEDYARAVFEEAVPALRPVDLRRRLSHRMRRRDVLDRADAPAFTFLIHEAALRMRFGDRKITSNQLDYLLKQSERDNVTVRVIPFEVGGFPNAGSSTLYAHGPVPQLDTVQTDTPTGPAFLDAETRLANYRAVLDRTEERAYDPERSRDFIREMAQQV; the protein is encoded by the coding sequence ATGCCACCGAGGAAGGCCCCAACCGCGCGTCAGCGCCGCTTGGGTTCCGAGCTGAGGAAGATCCGCGAGCACGCAGGGATTTCACTCACGGACGCGGCAGCGCAGCTGAGCACCGACCGGACCACCATGAGCAGCATCGAAAGCGGCCGCTTCGGCGTGAGCAGCGAGCGCGTCCGGACATGGGCCAGCCACTACGCCTGCCCCGACGCCAACTACGTCGACGCCCTCGCGGCAATTGCCGCGGAACGCGGACGGGGCTGGTGGGACGACTACCGTGACGACCTCTCTGCCGGCGCCCTCGACCTCTCCGAACTCGAGCACCACGCCGTCGCGATCCGCGCCGTGCAGATCATGCACATGCCCGGACTGCTGCAGACCGAGGACTACGCGCGCGCCGTGTTCGAGGAGGCGGTTCCGGCACTGCGTCCGGTCGACCTGCGTCGCCGCCTCTCTCATCGGATGAGGCGCCGCGACGTCCTCGACCGCGCCGACGCGCCCGCTTTCACGTTCCTGATCCACGAGGCGGCGCTGCGGATGCGGTTCGGCGACCGCAAGATCACCAGCAATCAGCTCGACTACCTGCTGAAGCAGTCCGAACGGGACAACGTCACCGTACGAGTGATCCCGTTCGAGGTGGGCGGCTTCCCGAACGCCGGAAGCTCGACACTTTACGCACACGGCCCGGTGCCACAACTCGACACCGTCCAGACGGACACTCCAACCGGACCCGCGTTCCTCGATGCCGAGACGAGGCTCGCCAACTACCGGGCCGTCCTGGACCGGACGGAGGAAAGAGCGTACGACCCCGAACGGTCTCGCGATTTCATTCGCGAGATGGCGCAACAAGTGTGA
- a CDS encoding DUF397 domain-containing protein, translated as MEIQWRKSSKSTDAEGNCLEVAVQDGEILMRESDDPGVVIRTSRAKLRAFIDGAAAGEFDDLA; from the coding sequence GTGGAAATTCAGTGGCGCAAGTCCTCGAAGTCGACGGACGCCGAGGGCAACTGCCTGGAAGTCGCGGTGCAGGATGGCGAGATCCTCATGCGCGAGAGCGATGACCCCGGCGTCGTCATCAGGACGTCCCGAGCGAAGCTCAGGGCCTTCATCGACGGAGCCGCCGCAGGCGAGTTTGACGACCTCGCCTGA
- a CDS encoding immunity 49 family protein, with amino-acid sequence MTGEAMTVFVAGHSEPRPTSAAWVDELTEDLIEDLDALSSSPRKLRSAWKDGTFNVSARFGVDPQAAELGTWEAVVAAAQLGSALFRTAGMAEGTTEVRIHHAMRTLPAAGPSWDANAEAWTEAFWYAIITRDQPKMTELCELPIDVLRASGADHDDYLYHWVATLQAYWLKRPELVPELTLTFQRSHPDVAVIAGREYIQQVAYPPINLFYKFLKKDEEGFHATLLEALELHKQYWTATPERANDIDGLVPLGILAVTCLAYDGGIPVNVESPYLPVHLLKRSWVGEFAT; translated from the coding sequence ATGACAGGGGAAGCGATGACCGTCTTCGTGGCCGGCCATTCGGAGCCGCGGCCGACCAGCGCGGCCTGGGTCGATGAACTCACCGAGGATCTGATCGAGGACCTCGACGCCCTCTCTTCATCGCCCCGGAAGCTCAGGTCGGCGTGGAAGGACGGCACCTTCAACGTCAGCGCCCGGTTCGGGGTGGACCCACAGGCCGCCGAGCTGGGCACGTGGGAGGCGGTGGTCGCGGCGGCGCAGCTGGGATCCGCGCTGTTCCGTACGGCTGGGATGGCCGAGGGAACCACCGAGGTACGCATCCACCACGCGATGCGCACCCTGCCGGCGGCGGGGCCCTCGTGGGACGCGAACGCAGAGGCATGGACCGAGGCGTTCTGGTACGCGATCATCACCCGCGACCAGCCGAAGATGACCGAGCTGTGCGAGCTCCCGATCGACGTCCTGCGGGCCTCGGGCGCGGACCACGACGACTACCTCTACCACTGGGTCGCCACGCTCCAGGCGTACTGGCTCAAGCGTCCCGAGCTGGTCCCGGAACTGACGCTGACCTTCCAGCGCTCCCACCCCGACGTCGCGGTCATCGCGGGCCGGGAGTACATCCAGCAGGTCGCCTACCCGCCGATCAACCTCTTCTACAAGTTCCTCAAGAAGGACGAGGAAGGCTTCCACGCCACGCTCCTGGAAGCCCTCGAACTCCACAAGCAGTACTGGACCGCCACTCCCGAGCGCGCGAACGACATCGACGGCCTCGTACCGCTCGGCATCCTCGCCGTCACCTGCCTCGCCTACGACGGCGGCATCCCCGTCAACGTCGAGTCCCCGTACCTGCCCGTGCACCTGCTGAAGCGCTCCTGGGTCGGCGAGTTCGCCACCTGA
- a CDS encoding immunity 49 family protein: MNSIVQRHALPNGMASRAEALDKDAATDEVRTLPATGPQYAANPANWINAFWLAIACREPERLTALAQVPLELLRAPGAGYDEYVYPWIETLQTWWLRGGDLSVSLDAAIAGTDPEGLEGDDRDLMLRILRITSSHGAGSGSSTP, from the coding sequence GTGAACTCGATCGTGCAACGCCATGCGCTTCCCAACGGCATGGCGAGCCGCGCCGAGGCGCTCGACAAGGACGCGGCGACGGACGAGGTGCGGACCCTCCCGGCGACCGGGCCGCAGTACGCCGCCAACCCGGCGAACTGGATCAACGCCTTCTGGCTGGCGATCGCCTGCCGGGAGCCGGAGCGGCTGACGGCCCTGGCCCAAGTCCCACTGGAGCTGTTGCGGGCGCCGGGCGCCGGGTACGACGAGTACGTGTACCCGTGGATCGAGACCCTGCAGACCTGGTGGCTCCGCGGCGGCGACCTGAGCGTGTCCCTCGACGCCGCGATCGCGGGCACCGACCCGGAGGGGCTCGAGGGCGACGACCGGGACCTCATGCTGCGAATCCTCCGAATCACCTCATCGCACGGAGCTGGGTCGGGGAGTTCGACACCCTGA